Proteins encoded together in one Polaribacter reichenbachii window:
- a CDS encoding YqaE/Pmp3 family membrane protein translates to MSILTIILSILLPPVAVLLKHGLGKEFLINVLLTILGWLPGVIHAFYVNSK, encoded by the coding sequence ATGTCTATTTTAACAATAATTTTAAGCATTTTGTTACCACCTGTAGCTGTACTCTTAAAACACGGTTTAGGTAAAGAATTTTTAATAAATGTTTTACTAACCATTTTAGGTTGGTTACCAGGAGTAATACACGCATTTTATGTAAACAGTAAATAA
- a CDS encoding family 43 glycosylhydrolase: MKLYHSLFKTGILIFLFQTNLLSQTLEYKNPIAKQRADPWVTKTDSTYYLIATVPTYDKIVIRKANTINGLKTAKETIIWKKHDKGVMGHHIWAPELHKIDGKWYIYFAAGEAENIWNIRMWALSNTSKDPTKGVWKEEGRIITQRDSFSLDATSFTHNGKRYLVWAQNVRGGEHGTALVMSEMKNATTLIGPEIVLTEPEFGWETMKYNVNEGPAVLKKNGKIFISYSASATNHNYCIGLLWIDENKDIMKSKLWNKSPAPVFYSNDKLKRFGPGHNSFTVAEDGKTVVMIYHARDYKKIVGSELLDPNRATRARELKFTASGFPDFMQNVKD, from the coding sequence ATGAAATTATATCATAGCCTATTTAAAACAGGTATTTTAATTTTCCTTTTTCAAACAAACCTTTTATCACAAACTTTAGAGTATAAAAATCCAATAGCCAAACAAAGAGCTGATCCATGGGTTACAAAAACAGATAGTACATATTATTTGATTGCTACAGTACCTACTTATGACAAAATTGTGATAAGAAAGGCAAATACCATCAACGGCTTAAAAACAGCAAAAGAAACGATAATTTGGAAAAAGCATGATAAAGGTGTAATGGGACATCATATATGGGCTCCAGAGTTACATAAAATTGATGGGAAATGGTATATATATTTTGCTGCAGGTGAAGCTGAAAATATATGGAATATTAGAATGTGGGCACTTTCTAACACTTCAAAAGATCCAACAAAAGGAGTTTGGAAAGAGGAAGGAAGAATTATAACACAAAGAGATTCTTTTTCTTTAGATGCTACTAGTTTTACCCATAATGGAAAACGCTATTTAGTTTGGGCTCAAAATGTTAGAGGAGGAGAGCATGGTACTGCTTTAGTTATGTCGGAAATGAAAAATGCAACTACTTTAATAGGTCCTGAAATTGTATTAACAGAACCAGAATTTGGTTGGGAAACTATGAAATACAATGTTAATGAAGGCCCAGCAGTTTTAAAAAAGAATGGTAAAATATTTATTAGCTATTCTGCAAGTGCCACCAATCATAACTACTGTATAGGTTTGTTATGGATAGATGAAAATAAAGATATTATGAAATCAAAATTATGGAATAAATCGCCTGCACCAGTTTTTTATAGTAATGATAAATTAAAAAGATTCGGTCCAGGGCACAATTCCTTTACGGTTGCAGAAGATGGTAAAACTGTAGTTATGATTTATCATGCAAGAGATTATAAAAAAATTGTTGGTTCTGAGCTTTTAGACCCTAATAGAGCAACAAGAGCAAGAGAACTTAAATTTACAGCAAGTGGGTTTCCAGATTTTATGCAAAATGTAAAAGATTAG
- a CDS encoding TMEM175 family protein yields MKNETFDKARVISFSDAVFSIAITLLVLEVVIPSYKELKTGDTLLILKNRIPSFIGLVVSFMVTAIYWISHLRIMKYVSSINSKLLWLNIMLLFFIVLLPFSTAFYVKGFSYNGPFTFYCFNLSAIGLFNVLMNFYIIKKEKGLTGITPTLGKYHKIRALNGFLVWVLAGCLAFTLPMFSRFLFIFLFISEIFITKYFKKKLNQEKII; encoded by the coding sequence ATGAAAAACGAAACTTTTGACAAAGCCAGAGTAATAAGTTTTAGTGATGCTGTTTTTTCTATAGCAATTACTTTATTAGTTCTAGAAGTTGTTATACCAAGCTATAAAGAATTAAAAACTGGAGATACTTTATTAATTCTTAAAAATAGAATTCCAAGTTTTATTGGTTTAGTGGTTAGTTTTATGGTAACTGCTATCTATTGGATTTCTCATTTACGTATTATGAAATATGTATCCAGCATTAATAGTAAATTATTATGGCTAAACATAATGTTATTATTTTTTATTGTGCTTCTCCCCTTTTCTACAGCTTTCTATGTAAAAGGGTTTTCTTACAATGGGCCTTTTACTTTTTACTGTTTTAATCTTTCTGCTATTGGCCTTTTTAACGTTTTAATGAATTTTTATATCATAAAAAAAGAAAAAGGCTTAACAGGCATTACTCCCACTTTAGGTAAATATCATAAAATAAGAGCTTTAAACGGATTTTTAGTTTGGGTTTTGGCAGGTTGTTTAGCTTTTACTTTACCTATGTTTTCTAGGTTTTTATTTATTTTCTTATTTATCTCTGAAATTTTTATAACCAAATATTTTAAGAAGAAATTAAACCAAGAAAAAATTATATAA
- a CDS encoding DUF2157 domain-containing protein: MNSKLIRELQTLIENEVISIEVAEKIEAYYNSKSPNQSNKLLTIFGVIGSLLVGLGIILVLAHNWDNFSRTIKSVLAFLPLLIGQIIVGYSLLKKKTKTWLESSGVFLFFAVGSSISLISQIYNIPGNFSSFLLTWFLLCVPLVYLLKSKVLFLLTLVFATVYSVDVGYNFSGIRKVPWMYLLTIAILLPKYLMLLKDEVVMNYTAILNWLIPLSAIIVFGAFINSSFMFELILYILLFGLLYNIGLLKKFNKIRLIKNGFLIIGSMGLVITLLLASSKSFWHKDLDIYNLQIKEIIIGFVLILSTVFIMPKNNFFNNKGYQKLFQLTSIIMLFIFIIHYLDITIAIILLNFTLLALGITTIKKGVDTINFTLLNYGFLIITALIITRFFDTNMSFVVRGLLFILVGVGFFSTNYLLAKKIKKDA; encoded by the coding sequence ATGAATTCTAAATTAATACGAGAATTACAGACTTTAATTGAGAACGAGGTAATTTCTATAGAAGTTGCAGAAAAAATTGAAGCGTATTATAATTCTAAATCTCCCAACCAAAGCAATAAACTTTTAACCATTTTTGGAGTAATTGGTAGTCTTTTAGTTGGTTTAGGAATAATATTGGTTTTGGCTCATAATTGGGATAATTTTTCTAGAACTATTAAATCTGTTCTTGCCTTTTTACCTCTATTAATAGGGCAAATAATAGTGGGGTATTCGTTGTTAAAGAAAAAAACTAAAACTTGGTTAGAATCATCTGGAGTGTTTTTATTTTTTGCAGTGGGTAGTTCAATTTCTTTAATAAGTCAGATTTACAATATTCCTGGAAATTTCAGTTCTTTTTTATTAACTTGGTTTTTACTTTGTGTACCATTAGTTTATCTCTTAAAATCTAAAGTACTTTTTTTATTAACATTAGTTTTTGCAACAGTTTATAGTGTTGATGTTGGCTATAATTTTTCTGGAATTAGAAAAGTTCCTTGGATGTATTTATTGACTATCGCAATTCTTTTACCTAAGTATTTAATGCTTCTAAAAGATGAAGTTGTAATGAATTATACAGCAATATTAAATTGGCTTATACCATTAAGTGCTATTATTGTTTTTGGTGCATTTATCAATTCAAGTTTTATGTTCGAATTAATTTTATACATTTTGCTTTTTGGATTACTCTATAATATTGGATTGCTTAAAAAATTTAATAAAATACGATTAATAAAAAATGGATTTTTAATTATTGGTTCTATGGGTTTAGTTATAACGTTACTCTTAGCAAGTTCTAAAAGCTTTTGGCATAAAGATTTAGATATTTATAATTTACAAATTAAAGAAATCATAATTGGTTTTGTATTGATTTTGAGTACTGTTTTTATTATGCCTAAAAATAATTTTTTCAATAATAAAGGCTATCAAAAACTATTTCAATTAACATCAATAATAATGCTTTTTATATTTATTATTCATTATTTAGATATCACTATAGCTATTATTCTTTTAAATTTTACTCTTTTAGCTTTAGGCATAACAACTATAAAAAAAGGTGTAGATACAATAAATTTTACTTTGTTAAACTACGGATTTTTAATCATTACTGCATTAATAATAACTCGTTTTTTTGATACAAATATGTCTTTTGTAGTACGAGGTTTATTATTTATTTTAGTTGGTGTTGGTTTCTTTTCTACTAACTATTTATTGGCAAAAAAAATAAAAAAGGATGCTTAA
- the hisIE gene encoding bifunctional phosphoribosyl-AMP cyclohydrolase/phosphoribosyl-ATP diphosphatase HisIE, whose protein sequence is MNIDFNKNNDGLVPAIIQDATTKNVLMLGYMNEEAFAKTQETKLVTFFSRTKNRLWTKGEESGNVLNLVDIKLDCDNDTLLIFVNPKGPTCHTGTDTCWNGENNQNYGFFSTLEGVIAERVANKDTKKSYVASLFAKGINKVAQKVGEEAVETVIEAMDNNDELFLYESADLLFHYLMLLQAKGFTLKDIEAELKGRHK, encoded by the coding sequence ATGAATATAGATTTTAATAAAAATAACGATGGTTTAGTGCCTGCAATCATTCAAGATGCTACAACAAAAAATGTCTTGATGTTGGGTTATATGAATGAAGAAGCTTTTGCAAAAACGCAAGAAACTAAATTAGTTACTTTCTTTTCTAGAACAAAAAATAGACTTTGGACCAAAGGTGAAGAAAGTGGAAATGTATTGAATTTAGTGGATATAAAACTAGATTGTGATAATGATACTTTATTGATTTTTGTAAACCCTAAAGGGCCAACTTGCCATACAGGAACTGACACGTGCTGGAATGGAGAAAATAACCAAAACTATGGTTTCTTTTCTACATTAGAAGGTGTTATTGCAGAAAGAGTAGCCAACAAAGACACTAAAAAATCTTATGTAGCTAGTTTATTTGCGAAAGGGATAAATAAAGTTGCGCAAAAAGTAGGAGAAGAGGCTGTTGAAACTGTTATTGAAGCTATGGATAACAATGATGAATTGTTTTTATATGAATCTGCAGATTTATTATTCCATTATTTAATGCTGTTGCAAGCAAAAGGATTTACTTTAAAAGATATTGAAGCTGAATTAAAAGGCAGACACAAATAG
- the yiaA gene encoding inner membrane protein YiaA — protein sequence MNYQTTVSSNEETKNQKRNNKLTVEMSQKPTSAYVGATWGVVSIGLLSYCIGLWNANMQLNEKGYYFAILLMGIYAVISLQKAVRDKTEKLKVSDMYYSISWVVVIVALLLLIIGLRNADLALSEKGFYGISYLLSLFGAITVQKNARDIDFIKTKMEKEE from the coding sequence ATGAATTATCAAACAACAGTTTCATCTAATGAAGAAACTAAAAATCAGAAAAGAAATAATAAATTAACTGTAGAAATGAGTCAGAAACCAACATCTGCTTATGTTGGTGCAACTTGGGGTGTAGTTAGTATTGGGTTGCTTTCTTATTGTATTGGCTTATGGAATGCAAATATGCAGCTCAATGAAAAGGGATACTATTTTGCTATTCTTTTAATGGGTATTTATGCTGTTATTTCACTACAAAAAGCAGTAAGAGATAAAACAGAAAAATTAAAAGTGAGTGATATGTATTACAGCATAAGTTGGGTTGTAGTAATTGTTGCTTTGCTTTTATTAATCATTGGTTTAAGAAATGCAGATTTAGCTTTGAGTGAAAAAGGTTTTTACGGAATCTCTTATTTATTAAGCCTTTTTGGGGCAATTACTGTACAGAAAAATGCAAGAGATATAGATTTTATAAAAACTAAAATGGAAAAAGAAGAGTAA
- a CDS encoding DUF5694 domain-containing protein, with amino-acid sequence MKTQITLISLIFISIFNLSAQEELQEIIIIGTMHKVPKIVKNSYKPMLRFAKKYNPEAIYVESPMANDSISWNYLKEGWSKNYKQFYKLSNDLKDTFQFNADKFKILSNKNLKVLNVNEINELIINYAHKRDNGNYGLLTYFKKYGSKGAKKPTRHEDGDLTYKLAIHQNLKVTNMDDQQTNGLYHKAWGKCSKEGVNNGNNNKNSKLNKKDYNSAILPAIFRGLGKHVNKRKSLNRLHKMSSFNYVLEDTEGCKEGRKYWNERNMRMAKNIAEQVLTSNKKRNLVIVGAAHVIGLEKELKTNYPNLKVILMNEY; translated from the coding sequence ATGAAAACTCAAATTACTTTAATTAGCTTAATCTTCATTTCAATTTTTAATTTATCGGCTCAAGAAGAGCTACAAGAAATTATAATTATTGGTACAATGCATAAAGTACCAAAAATTGTAAAAAATAGTTATAAACCTATGTTACGTTTTGCTAAAAAGTACAATCCTGAAGCTATTTATGTAGAATCGCCAATGGCAAATGATTCTATTTCTTGGAATTATTTAAAAGAAGGCTGGTCTAAAAATTACAAGCAATTTTATAAATTATCTAATGACCTTAAAGATACTTTTCAATTTAATGCTGATAAATTCAAAATATTATCAAACAAAAACTTAAAAGTTTTGAATGTTAATGAAATTAATGAACTAATAATCAATTACGCCCACAAAAGAGATAATGGAAATTACGGATTATTAACCTATTTTAAAAAATATGGATCAAAAGGCGCTAAAAAACCAACAAGACATGAAGATGGAGATTTAACATACAAATTAGCGATTCATCAAAATTTAAAAGTTACAAATATGGATGATCAACAAACAAATGGTCTTTATCATAAAGCTTGGGGTAAATGCTCTAAAGAAGGAGTAAACAATGGAAATAATAACAAAAATTCTAAATTGAACAAAAAAGATTATAATTCAGCCATTTTACCAGCTATTTTTAGAGGTTTGGGTAAACATGTAAATAAAAGGAAATCTTTAAACAGATTGCATAAAATGAGTTCATTTAATTATGTTCTAGAAGATACTGAAGGATGCAAAGAAGGCAGAAAATATTGGAATGAAAGAAATATGAGAATGGCAAAAAATATTGCAGAACAAGTTTTAACATCAAACAAAAAAAGAAATTTAGTTATTGTTGGTGCTGCACATGTAATTGGTTTAGAAAAAGAGTTAAAAACAAATTACCCAAACTTAAAAGTAATTCTAATGAATGAGTATTAA
- the hisF gene encoding imidazole glycerol phosphate synthase subunit HisF produces the protein MLTKRIVPCLDIKNGRTVKGVNFVNLIDAGDPVVLAKQYAELGADELVFLDIAATLENRGTTLDMVLKVAEQVNIPFTVGGGISSVEHVDALLKCGADKVSINSSAVKRPELVNELAEKFGSQCVVVAIDGKQIEGEWFVHLAGGTIPTDIKLFEWAKEVEERGAGEILFTSMNHDGTKGGFANEALAHLSELLNIPIIASGGAGTIQHFADTFIDGKSDAALAASVFHFGEIPILELKQALKEQNIPVRL, from the coding sequence ATGTTAACAAAAAGAATAGTACCTTGTTTAGATATTAAAAACGGAAGAACTGTAAAAGGTGTTAATTTCGTGAATTTAATAGATGCAGGAGATCCTGTGGTTTTAGCAAAACAATATGCAGAATTAGGTGCAGACGAATTGGTTTTTTTAGATATTGCAGCCACTTTAGAAAATAGAGGTACCACTTTAGATATGGTTTTAAAAGTTGCTGAGCAAGTAAATATTCCGTTTACAGTTGGTGGAGGAATCTCTTCTGTAGAGCACGTAGATGCCTTATTAAAATGTGGCGCAGATAAAGTTTCTATAAATTCATCTGCAGTAAAAAGACCGGAATTAGTAAACGAATTGGCAGAAAAATTTGGGAGTCAATGCGTGGTTGTTGCTATTGATGGAAAACAAATTGAAGGAGAATGGTTTGTGCATTTAGCAGGCGGAACAATACCTACAGATATTAAATTATTTGAATGGGCAAAAGAAGTTGAAGAAAGAGGAGCAGGGGAAATTTTGTTCACATCTATGAATCATGATGGAACAAAAGGTGGTTTTGCAAATGAAGCTTTGGCACATTTATCAGAATTACTAAACATTCCAATTATTGCTTCTGGTGGCGCTGGAACTATTCAGCATTTTGCAGATACATTCATTGATGGAAAATCTGATGCAGCTTTGGCAGCTAGTGTTTTTCACTTTGGTGAAATTCCGATTTTAGAGTTAAAACAAGCATTAAAAGAACAAAATATACCAGTTAGACTTTAG
- a CDS encoding GDYXXLXY domain-containing protein: protein MKSKKIIFILFLLVAVLQLLAPTKMIYDQENTLKNGKALKFLTEPIDPNDPFRGKYINLNYNINSFKTKDTIWERKQDIYIYLNDSLGYATLKTVSKTKLEIDNNYVKTKVSWYNKYNNKLQFNLPFDRFYMEESKAKPAEDLVRINNRRDSLETNTTFALVYLDNDKFVLDNVFINDVSIKDLVDK, encoded by the coding sequence ATGAAATCAAAAAAAATAATTTTTATACTTTTTTTGTTGGTAGCAGTTTTGCAATTATTAGCGCCAACAAAAATGATTTACGATCAAGAAAACACACTAAAAAATGGTAAAGCTCTTAAGTTTTTAACAGAACCAATAGATCCTAATGATCCTTTTAGAGGTAAGTACATTAATTTGAATTACAATATAAATTCATTTAAAACTAAAGATACAATTTGGGAAAGAAAGCAAGATATTTATATTTATTTAAATGATAGTTTAGGTTATGCTACCTTAAAAACTGTTAGCAAAACAAAATTAGAAATTGATAATAATTATGTAAAAACAAAGGTAAGTTGGTATAATAAATACAATAATAAATTACAATTTAATTTACCTTTCGATCGTTTTTATATGGAAGAATCTAAGGCAAAACCTGCAGAAGATTTGGTAAGGATTAATAATAGAAGAGATAGTTTAGAAACAAATACTACATTTGCTTTGGTATATCTAGATAATGATAAATTTGTGTTAGATAATGTCTTTATAAATGATGTTTCAATTAAAGATTTAGTAGATAAATAA
- the hisA gene encoding 1-(5-phosphoribosyl)-5-[(5-phosphoribosylamino)methylideneamino]imidazole-4-carboxamide isomerase, translated as MRIIPAIDIIDGKCVRLTKGDYDTKKIYNENPLEVAAAFEAAGIEFLHVVDLDGAKASQIINYKVLEQIASKTNLKIDFGGGLKADKDLEIAFNSGANQITGGSIAVKNPTIFESWIEKYGSEKIILGADFYPDNSGGKIATNGWQEESSLELIPFISDYQQKGIQYVICTDISKDGMLQGPSFDIYQQILSEVKPLKLIASGGISSFDELPKLAENGCEGVIIGKAIYENKISLKQLEQFILNK; from the coding sequence ATGCGAATTATACCAGCAATAGATATTATAGACGGAAAATGCGTTCGTTTAACCAAAGGTGATTACGATACCAAAAAAATTTACAACGAAAATCCGTTAGAAGTTGCTGCAGCATTTGAAGCAGCAGGAATCGAGTTTTTACACGTTGTAGATTTAGATGGCGCAAAAGCAAGTCAGATTATCAACTATAAAGTATTAGAACAAATTGCCTCTAAAACCAATTTAAAAATTGATTTTGGTGGTGGTTTAAAAGCTGATAAAGATTTGGAAATTGCTTTTAATTCTGGAGCAAATCAAATTACAGGAGGAAGTATTGCAGTTAAAAATCCAACAATATTTGAAAGTTGGATAGAAAAATATGGTTCAGAAAAAATCATTTTAGGAGCCGATTTTTATCCTGATAATTCAGGAGGAAAAATAGCAACAAACGGCTGGCAAGAAGAAAGTTCATTAGAATTAATTCCCTTTATTTCTGATTATCAACAAAAAGGAATTCAATATGTAATTTGTACGGATATTTCCAAAGATGGTATGTTACAAGGCCCAAGTTTTGATATTTATCAACAAATTTTATCAGAAGTAAAACCTTTAAAACTAATTGCTTCAGGAGGAATATCATCTTTTGATGAATTGCCAAAATTAGCAGAAAATGGTTGTGAGGGCGTAATTATTGGAAAAGCGATTTATGAAAATAAAATCAGCTTAAAACAATTAGAACAATTTATATTAAACAAATAG